The Mycobacterium riyadhense sequence GTCACAGCGCCGGTGCGGGCGGCTGGGGCGGCGTCGGCGGCACCGGCGGCGACGGTTGGGCCAGCCCCACCGACCCCGGGAACGGGGGCCAGGGCGGCCAAGGTGGCCAAGGCGGCACCGGAGGTTCCAACACCCTCGGCACGGGTGGCACCGGCGGCCAGGGCGGCCAAGGAGGGGTCGGTGGCACCGGCGGCAGCGACGACCACGACGGCTCCGTCGGCGGCAGCGGCGGCACCGGTGGTACAGGCGGGACTGGCGGCATGGGGGAACGCGAAAGCCCCGGCACCGAAGGCGCCCCGGGCGCGGCAGGGATGGGCCCCTGGGGAAGGGTCGGTGGTTTCGGCGGCGACGGCGGCGCCGGCGGGGCCGGTGGCGCCGGGTAGGTCGAGCGGGCGAACGCTCGGCTAGAGCCGGATCGCCTCGCTCCTCCTCGCCCCGCTGCGCGGGCCGCATCGTCGCTCGGCTAGGCCGGCATAACCCGGCGTTCGTCGGGACCCCACAGCGGCTGCATACCGCCGGGCAGCGTCAACTGTGTCGCGGTGATGACCTCGGCCAGATCGCGCAGCGCGGTGTGAATCGCGGTCAGCAGGTCCGCCAGGTCCGCACGACGGCCATCACTGACCTCCTCCAGCTCGGCCGGGTCTGATCGGCGCAGCCGGGTGCTGATCTCTTCGGCCATCCGCTCCGGGCGTGACGAACCCGATGAGCCAGGGAGGTCGCGCAGGTTGGCCCGCAGCCGCTCCAGCTGATACACCAACGACCGCGGGTTGTGCGCGTCGAACAACATCAGCTCGGTCACCGCGGCGACGCTGACCTTGCCCACCGTGCGCCGTCGGTAGATGACCGACGATTCACACGCCACCAGGGTCGATTCGGTGATGGTTTGCTCGGCAGCGGGACTGCGGACGGTGGTCAGCGTGTCGCGCAGCAATGCGGTCAGCCAGAGGCCTCGTTCGATGCGTTTACCGATGTCCATCATCGTCCAGCCCACGTCGTGCACCATCGACTCGCTGGCCACGCCCGACAGGGTCAGCATCCCCGCTAGCGTTTGCGACTGGGCCGAGGCGAGCAGGGCATCGGCCTCGGTCAGCGATTCCGGTGGCTCGGAGTTGTGCATTAGCGCGCGCTCCACGCTGGCCAGCACCATCCAGGTGTCGTTGGACAACTGGTCGCGCACCGCCCGAGCGGCCAACGCCAGCCCCTCCACAGACTGCAAAAGGGATCCGGGCCGGCCCGGGTCCACCGTCATCGACCACAGCGTCGACGGGACCACGGCGATCGTCTCCGCATGGTCGTGATCCACACCGGTGTCGGTCCCGGTGATGCGGCCCAGCGCGGCCATCAGCACCGGCACGCATTCGCTTTCTTCGGCGTCCTGATGGTGCCGGAACACGTGGTAGCGCTCGCGGGCGACGATGAGCAACCGGGCCATATTCTCGGCGCGCTCGCCGTAGCGTCCCATCCAGAACAAATCCGACAGCACACGCGGCGAACTCACGCCCCAAGTACCCGCGCCGGACTTGGCCGGCGGGCCCATCGACGGCAGTGTAACCGCCTCGGCCAGCGCACGTTCCGTCGGACGCACCCAGATATCTTTTGCCGCAACCGTTTTCAGCGTGTATGCGGCGGGTCCGGGCGCCAGCACGTAGCCGAGGCCGCCGATCATCGGCGCGAAGCCGCCGCGTTGGGCGACCGTGAACAACCGCATGCCGACGCCGGCCGACGACAACACGGCGGCATGGTCGGTAGGTGCCGACGAGAACGTCGGCAGCTCCTGTCCCACCCACTGCCACGGCATGGTCTCGATGCGTGCCGCCAGGTCAGCCAGCTGAGCGGACGAAAGCGTCGGCCCG is a genomic window containing:
- a CDS encoding circularly permuted type 2 ATP-grasp protein gives rise to the protein MRGSAAARYDVDRLLAGYRTARAQEALFDLRDGPGIGYDEFVDEVGNVRPAWTELADAVAERGRAGLDRLRSVVHSLIDHDGITYTGIDANGDALAGGHGLEPGPWRLDTLPLVVSAADWDVLEAGLVQRSRLLDAVLADLYGPCNLILEGILPPELLFAHPGYVRAANGIKVPGRHQLFMHACDISRLPDGSFQVNADWTQAPSGAGYALADRRVVAHAIPDLYERIAPRPNTPFAQALRLGLIDAAPDVAQDPVVVVLSPGIYSETAFDQAYLATLLGFPLVESADLVVRDGKLWMRSLGTLKRVDVVLRRVDADYADPLDLRADSRLGVVGLVEAQHRGTVTVVNTLGSGILESPGLLRFMPELAERLLGEGPLLQTAPVYWGGIASERAHLLVNLSSLLLKPTTGGPTLVGPTLSSAQLADLAARIETMPWQWVGQELPTFSSAPTDHAAVLSSAGVGMRLFTVAQRGGFAPMIGGLGYVLAPGPAAYTLKTVAAKDIWVRPTERALAEAVTLPSMGPPAKSGAGTWGVSSPRVLSDLFWMGRYGERAENMARLLIVARERYHVFRHHQDAEESECVPVLMAALGRITGTDTGVDHDHAETIAVVPSTLWSMTVDPGRPGSLLQSVEGLALAARAVRDQLSNDTWMVLASVERALMHNSEPPESLTEADALLASAQSQTLAGMLTLSGVASESMVHDVGWTMMDIGKRIERGLWLTALLRDTLTTVRSPAAEQTITESTLVACESSVIYRRRTVGKVSVAAVTELMLFDAHNPRSLVYQLERLRANLRDLPGSSGSSRPERMAEEISTRLRRSDPAELEEVSDGRRADLADLLTAIHTALRDLAEVITATQLTLPGGMQPLWGPDERRVMPA